In Brassica napus cultivar Da-Ae chromosome C2, Da-Ae, whole genome shotgun sequence, the sequence atttgctgtgaatcttttggcaagattcagctcatctccaactcgaagacattggaatgggattaaacatgtttttcgttacctccaagggaccatcgatttaggcttgttttatcctaaaagttcaaaaggtcaaatggttggttttgcagatgcaggatatctttcagatccacacaaagcccgatcgcaaacaggatacatttttacgatcggaggcactgctatatcttggcgttcccaaaaacaaacgctcgtggctacttcttcaaatcatgctgagatcattgcactccatgaagcaagtagagaatgtgtttggctgagatcaatgagccgacacatctgttcaagcagcgggattggcgaaaatacggagccaactattctatatgaagataacgcggcttgtgttgctcaaacgaaggaaggatatatcaaaagcgatagaaccaaacatatacctccgaagttcttctcatacactcaagagctcgagaagaataaagagattgaagtaagatatgttcgatcatgcgacaatgcagccgacctcttcacaaaatcactacCTACCTCgatattcagaaaacacatccataacattgggatgcgccatcagaaggatctatgactgctcattcgagggggagcttacgtagttgtactctttttaccttactatggtttttcccattgggttttcctggaaaggtttttaacgaggcaacaaagacgttaagcgggagcggatagtgacaccggcccccaagggggagtgttacgaaagtcaaagaaaaaaaacagcagCCACCGCaattgttgaaaatataaagatgtgGGGCCcactgcactatttgcacagtaaatttctttctatatatacgaacgtttcGTTCATTGTAGATCGCATCCCTcaaccttctcttctctctataataaactctttctaTCAGTGTTAAAGATTCTACGGATATAAAtcttgcccttatttaaattcccgcgatacaataaaattccacttctttttataacaatatatatatatattgttccgGAAATCTAAAGTCAGTACTCATAAGCAACAAAATGTCATGCTACCTATTGTAGCGATTATAACAGATTCATTTCTTTGACGATATCGACAAAAGCAAACACAAATCCCAAACAGACAATGAATACACtattatagtttttttgttaaatgttattttgatcAAATCTATCTTTATCTTTACTTTGATTCCTTCCAGCCGTTTAATTTTCCGTTAGTTATTGCGTCACTAAATCCATACACGATTACTTTCTAAATACAATACTAATATATAGGTAAACACAAAACAATGGCTACCAACatagagagaaagaaggaaACTTGATAGAGAATGAAGAAGGCAAATGACCACTTCTCCTTATATAATCAGCTCTCTCCGATGTCCTCGCCGCCATCTCGTTCAGCTTCGCCTCCGCATTTGCTCTCCTCTCTTCCGCTATTCTCTTTGTGGCCGCCAGCTTGTTCGCCAACTTCTCCTCCGCCCTCGCTTTCATCCTCTCCGCCTTCACCTACACACACATTCACACCTTTTTCTCAAActtcttaaattttaagatatttattaattttcaaagaAATATTCACTTAAATATTGAATCCAAACCAACACCAAAACCGGTTTAACCGATCCACAATATATTTGATGATAATCTTACCTCCATTTTTTTCATCTCCATCTCGGCCTTTCTCTTCTCATGATTCTCCCAAGCCTGTATCTTCACTTCCTCTCTCTTATACCTAACCACATTCCAGCAATAATCAAACCTCAAAACACTGGTATATAACGAAGCCACGTTAACACTAATTAAATCATTCgttaatcaattaattagtgTTAATCACCTAGCCATGAACTTAGAGCGTTCTGCTTCATCCCAAGCCATGGCTCGAGCTTCCATAGCATTCATCGCCTTAGTATTACTATTATCTCCTAATCCAATGTTTTCATTATTATTACTCGCCACGCTTCTAGTCTCCGTCACGGTCGCCACCTCCGTCGCCATTCTCACCGTCTCTCCGCGGCGAGAAGCTCTCACCGGTGACGTCACAGGACTTCTCCCGACCGGCGTTGTGGCTCGCACAGGCGTAGCTGTTCTAGAAGGCTCCTGGCTCCCGATCGGAGTCATCTCAGTCCCCATGTCCCTCACGCAAACCGATCGAATCGCAGCCGTTGGATTAATACTCTCTTTCCTCCAAACCGAACCACCTGCTTCTCCACAGTCTACGTTCTTCGTCTCCACCTCCGGCCTCCCCGCCGCCGCGTCTCCGTCCTCGTATTCAACGTACTGATCTCCTCCTTCGCGTTCTCTCTGCGAAGCAGAAGCTATTAGTCGAAGATCATCAGCGTTGGAGTTTCTCGGTTTACAGCTCCTCGAGTGGTGGTTCTTCTCTCCACCTCCGCCGCCGCGAGAAAAACCAACTCCGGAGAGCCATTTCTGAGCGTCGTCCCATTTTGAAGGTGCGGGTTTCCCCATAGTGGACCGGTGGTGGTTTGGTGTCCGGTTCGCACCTTTTTGAAACTCGAAACCGATATTACCATGTCCGTTCATCTCCGGCGTCCCTGGTCCGAGACACCCTTTGTTATCTTCCAGCCCTTGAGATCTCATTCTTCTtaggataaataaataaaaacagaacaCAGAGATCTATCTGTTCAAACTCTTACAAGAAGTCAGGAGTAATATAaggtttttttatatattcattaaTGGATAAAGAAAGAGAGGTGACTTCAAGAAGGGATTAAAAGGATATATGTGGAAGTGAGGAAGATGTGGCGAAACAATCAAAGAGTCGTCACTCTCGTAGACCCAACTTTATGAATGTGAGAGATTTAGCAGAGTCATTAAATGCCAGATGGGTTGTTGTAGAGATGAGAATGATAGTCTTTAAAACTCCAATTAGTTCTGTCTTTTTTCTATCGGAATGACATAATAATAGTGTAATGCCCCCCCCTccaaagaatttttttcttaGTTGAAAATAGTGTAAATGGGTTTGCTTAACTATAATAATGCTCAGATCTGGTCCGTGAAAATGCTTTGGTACTGACACTAGTTATCGAATAGCAGTACTCCATATGGATGTGCTTTactaataaaaatcataaaaaatatttttgcgaaatatatttctaaaaacatcttatatattaaaacagaagtcacaaccttcattcatgtgtgattttttttttaaaatggacatAATGAATCTATTcatagaaagtcatgttacatttaatctataatcttatcatttaaattttgggtctaccagaaatttttattggactatcaataattagatttacagaatagatgatccattggatttatagataatataaattaaatactaTACTtgcatatgttaaatatttgtcgatgttaacttttaaaactataaaaaaaaaatttaaataacaaaaatcatgttatctaacaatgaatctttactaccttaaaccaatgaaaacaaattttaaactatatagcttgttttaaaaattaaacaaaaactaaatgtttaattatttactcgataatataaatctatgaagcgaaaagtttaattttttaaaaactttctaaatttgtgaaatgttacaatatctttgaatatgacaataaaacaatattttactaatctttatatatatagttacgattttaataatgaaataataatccaaaaatatatatttagaagaagatacaaatacatgtgaaaatttaaaacaatctattcaatgaaaaaaatataccgtaaacttattatgttttaaaaattgatagaacatatattataatatataccaatttaaaattgaaaacaaaatatttatataaaaataaataaaaacaaaaatctgcgcggttgaacggatcgagatctagtctattttaaaaaactaaaacgaATATCAATCTTGTTTGTTTCCCATTATTATTTGACTCCTGTATTTTATTTCTCATATATTATTTGGATTTGTGTAGATGTATAGTACATTGTGAGAGCATCAGCATTAGTGAACCCCATCAAAGGAGTTCAGAaagcattttttattattattttttttctgtttgatttttgttttttttttaaaaaaaaaaattattaatcggACCAATCGAGGACCGCCACGTGTCGTGGGGCCGGCGCTACAGTGATGATCCGGGTTCAGTGCAGTGAACTCCCAAGAGACAGGTTcagtgtttttgtttattttaatttttttttttcgaaaactgTGTGAACTCCCCGTGGAGTTCACTGATGCTGATGCTCTGAGAGTGTAACCAAATAGATAGTATCACTAagagttttctttctttttttttgaagaaaatcattttattatatcaaTTCCTAAACTATATTAGAAACGTTACACTCGTGAATCGTTTTTTGCTTACTACTGTTTTCAAAACGTTGCATTATTTTATTACCGCTTACCTTCCTTAATCGCTAAAAAAATACTTGTTTCGTTTTCGATCATTAGTCGAATAAGTCTTTAGAAACATCAGCTAACGCTgtgtttttacttttatatacGAATGGCACAGTCATGTAGCCCAGAAGAGTAGCGTAATTgggtttttataataataatgcTCAGATCTGGTTCGTCAAAAGACCGCCAATGCTGTAAAGAATAGTATTCATCATGTGTACGACTGTACGTGGGAGGAAGTGACTCAACAATCATCTACTACTATAGTATAGTGTTAATAAAATAAAGCAATAGTAATTATGCAAATGGGAATAATCACAAACAATTAGGAGGAATCTCGGGAAAACAAAAGAGTTTAGCAAAGAGTTAAAACTTCCACTGCAATTCCCGAGAGCAAATTTTTAAAGATACAGTTGAACTTTTTAACGGTAACTTTTAGAACCGTTGATTAAGATTTAGATGAATGCAGTTTCGCAGAGATAGTGACACGTGTACGGGTAGAGATCTTGGAAGGAGCGGCGAGCGATGGTTTTTGCCGGTCCGGGTTGGGGGCAAAAGTGGGTCCGTGTTTGTCTGACAAACTCACGTGGTCCTTCACAGTGCCCCCCTACTGCTTGTGGACTGGACCgtcttgttgttttcttttggatTCGTTAGCATGGTACTTCTTTTAAACTctcattttctgtttttgttaagttttcTAATTTATGAAAAAGTTATTAACACTTCAGGGTCAGTTTCCATGTTTTTATTACACTGTAGGGCAGTTTCATCTACCAAAGTAGTTTTTATAGGTTATTTATATACTTATCCCTAACTAATTGTTAATGTGCAGGTCAAttcttatattaatttttgaaatgatattaaattttataattgacaaAAAGCAGACAATTACTTTTTATTTCCAACCACGGATTCACATTTCTCGACAgtgaaaaaaatttatttgggTAACTGACATATAAGTATTTGATGGAGAAGAGCTATGGCAATTTGGATATAATATGCCAAAGCTTGaaattaaaacatgttttcagttttttttcttggttttggaTTCTAATCGGTTaatctatataatatttgtaagtTCTACAGATAAAACgcaaaaacaatgaagattgcATGATGAAAATCAATGGCGGCCGTGAGTTATATTTGCAGAAAACGCAGAAAACCCTAATatgaaattattacaaaattgccACTCAttaaaagaagttttttttttaagattggATAACCACGTGGATGTGTACATAATGTTAGTGTACACATGTTAGGGTACACGAGTACATTGGATGACCACGTGGATGTGTACATAATGTTAGTGTATGCATGTATAGTTTGAATGTAATGTACACACGACTTTTTTATTAATGTTGTAAAATTACGAAAAtaacctcatcttcttccttagcCATTGtcgaccagaaaccctaatcTCCGCATATCTCGCCTATTTTTCACTATTTTTTACATTCTCaacttgtttttttatatatttttacccaAATGTGATAGCTTTCAATCCTAATTATTGGCAATAATGAGTCAGAGTAAGAAAATGTTTATGGTAGTTCATAGACGAGAGTCCTCAACGTCTCTACTGTTGATGTTGCCGTCGAATACGCATCACTACAGCACCATCAGTCATGTATCTTCATATATCTCAAAAGATAGCTTAGGAAAAAAGACAATGATTAAAGATAACTTCTctggaaaaataaatttgaaaaaatcagattttattttcgaaaattatagaGAAGTATAAAgggaaagaggaagaagaaagttaCACAGTCCCATTTTATTCTAGTTAGTGTAATGGGTATTAGATGTCAATGTTATTTAGTTAGTTTATGAGTGAAAATGAGatttaattagaaaaaatatctGAGTAGTAATAAATGCTTTATTGTGTTAATAAAACACATAAACTGTTTTTCAGTGTAATTCTTTCGTTATTTAAACGGGATATAAAGTTAGAATGGATTAATAACTAAGGACGTAAACAATAAATGCTTACAGTAGTCAGAACAAATGAGGAATCAGGAAAacctctttttctctctttaaaatttttaaaatcaatcaaattaaatatttatctattttctcttacctataatataatattttttttgtttgtttttctagttttctaaTTTTCGTATATTTTTACTTTGTGTTCTATTGAAGCTTTCGAAGTATGAGATAATacttttataaacatttttttagagATTAAAGCTCATGACTTTTCATTTCTACTAATCCCAATAGTGTTATcgctattttctttttgtttcggAGGATGTCAAATTCTGGAGGTGTTGAGTGGATTTCGTGTTCACTGGTTAATGCTTCATTCATCTCTCAAGATGGAGTAATCTTCTTTACTTTGTTTAAGGATTTGAGTTGTTAGGAATCTATTTGACCGCTTCAAATCAGAATCATTATAGTTGGGTATGAAATATAAAGCTCCGTTGAATAGATAATGGTTGTAACAAAGTTTGACCACATCTTTGATTGATCTTTAATAAAGAGGAAGATAGAGTATTACAAGTTAATgatatatagaaatattgttATATAATCATTGAAAGATACAAAGAGGAAGCTAGAGTATTACAAGTTAATgatatatagaaatattgttATATAATCATTGATTGATCTTTAATACACAGAAGGCGTCTCGACAAATATTCTACCCCCGAAATCTGTCGTTGATCTCTAGGTTTATGCTCTGGTGACTATATTGAGAATCCTGCCATCTGGTTTCCACGATATGAAGCAGAATAAATAAATGGTGGTACTTAGACGAAGCATCCATGTGGCGTTGGGGACATAAAGCTTCGCCACCGGTGAAGATCCATCACAGAGATTTTGGAGGCGGCGATGCTTCAGAGACCTGCTCTGAACAAGACATGTGTTCTTGAGGTGTCGATGATAAGATTAaacgaataaaaaataaaacaaaaagatgatACGATTAAACGTGTGTGCTCACGTGTCTTAGgctcatcatttttttttttaaaaggctcatcattttgtattttattcgttttttttgtttgataccAAAACTTTGCttttatgaatttttgatacaaaagatggtggacaaaaaaaaagtaaacaataGTTGACGTTACTTGTAAATGAGTAGTTTACAGAATTTGAATTTCTCATTGATTCGGATACTTCAGAAATCTTATGAATGAAACATGATGTATGTAGATCCAAAGAATTTTTTGTTCCTAATGTTTTGTCAAATTAGTAAGTAGTTGATATGGAACGACGAACACATTATCAGATAAATTTTATGTAGTTATTGTAATAGGCGACAATCAATGAAAGAAGTATTGGTTCCTAATGTTCTGTCAAATTAGTAAGTAGTTGATATGGAACGACGAACACAATATCAGATAAATTTATGTAGTTATTGTAATATGCGACAATCAATGAAAGAAGTATTTGGTTCTGTGGACATAATCGTTTGAAGTTACAGTCGTTTAGTCCATAGTTCGTTCATGCCTTTTGTTTCGTGACTTGCTCTTCGGTGTGGTTTAGtgatataaaaacaatgttTCAAAATGCTGGACAGCAATGCTTAAACTTTGTTCACTGATTGTGATACATGGTAGCGTGTTATAAGAATTTTTGTCACAATTTATACACACACtgttctaaaaatattattaataatttatacaaaCAGAGCCTATCGAATTTATGGGTGATGGTATGATGTAGAGAGGATCAAATAAACTGAACCTAATAGATCGAACTGATCCCATGAAAATAAATCCGAATTAAACAGAATCCAACATAAATATCGATCTTGTTTTACGGTGTTTTGGCTTATGAATTTTACTTGAATCTGAATCCGAAAGGatatccaaaatattaaaaaaattaacatttcaaGAGAAATTTTACCAAAGACAAATTCAACCCCCGGATAAATACTCAAAATACTATTGAATAAGCAATTACAAGTAATAATCCGCGTCTTCCGCGTCTTGCGCGagattaaatatgtttttaaaactcTACATTAGGTATTTGTTACCCATACAATACATTATACCGTATTGTAATGACATCAACATAACAATATATTTGAGTGtttaaatactttttatatattaatagtaGATATGAAATTATTGACTTTGTGAAATATATCTAACATATGTGTTGGGTTTTATGCTAAACTTTAGCATAATATTCAACGGACTAAATGGTTGTTTAAAAGCCTAATATGTTAAAAATGAGTTTGGCCAAATCTGtcaactattttaatttttttgggaaaaaaatagtcacctataaaagaaaaatgaaaagggGATTAGGTTTTGTGTGAACGGGTTCTTTAGATCTATTGTCGACTTGATTTTTTCTAAACTATTGagcataaaattttaaatgtgagatttttaac encodes:
- the LOC111212012 gene encoding remorin 1.4, which gives rise to MRSQGLEDNKGCLGPGTPEMNGHGNIGFEFQKGANRTPNHHRSTMGKPAPSKWDDAQKWLSGVGFSRGGGGGEKNHHSRSCKPRNSNADDLRLIASASQREREGGDQYVEYEDGDAAAGRPEVETKNVDCGEAGGSVWRKESINPTAAIRSVCVRDMGTEMTPIGSQEPSRTATPVRATTPVGRSPVTSPVRASRRGETVRMATEVATVTETRSVASNNNENIGLGDNSNTKAMNAMEARAMAWDEAERSKFMARYKREEVKIQAWENHEKRKAEMEMKKMEVKAERMKARAEEKLANKLAATKRIAEERRANAEAKLNEMAARTSERADYIRRSGHLPSSFSIKFPSFSLCW